The Methanocella arvoryzae MRE50 DNA window GCGTATGGCCCGTATCGTCCGGCGGTCTGTACCCGCAGAAGGTCAGGGAGAACCTGGACTGCTACGGCATCGATGTTATATTGCAGGCGGGCGGCGGGATTCACGGTCATCCGGAAGGGACGACCGTGGGTGTTAAGGCTATGTTCCAGGCCGTGGAGGCGTGGCAGCAGCAGAAGACGCTCGAGGAGTATGCAAAGACGCATAAGGAGCTGGCGGGCGCGTTAAAGCAGTGGGGGCCGTCGCAGTAAGCCGACAGCGCAGGGCTAATCCTGCGCTTACTCTTCTTTTAACTCAACAATAAGTGTTTATATCATCAGGCATTATCATCGATAAAGGTGCCAGTGCCATGAAGATCGCCATATTTCACGACCATTTCTCCTTCATAGGCGGAGGGGAGAAGCTCGTGCTCACTATGGCCAGGCATCTTGGCGCAGACGTCATCTCTACGGACGTCGACCGCCGGCTGATCGAGCTAATGGGGTTCGGGGACGTGAAGGTGATCAGCCTCGGGCGGTTGTGTCGCACTCCGCCGCTGCGGCAGATCCAGTCGACGATCAAGTTTGCATCGTGCGACTTTCGGAAGCAGTATGACTTCTTCATCTTCAGCGGCAACTGGGCGCACCACGCCTCTAACAAGCATAAGCCAAACCTGTTCTACTGTCATACTCCTGTGAGGGCTTTCTATGATCAGCGGGATACGATGGCGAAGTCTATGAATCCTGTCGCCAGAATAGCGTTTCTGGGGTGGACGGCAGCCCATAGCTGGCTGGACAGGAGATCTGTCCGCAGGGTCGACCGGATTGCCTGCAACAGCCAGAATACGGCAGGGCGGATTAAAAAGTATCTCAGCAGGGATGCCACGGTGATTTATCCTCCGGTGGATACTTCGAGGTACAGGTATATCTGCGACGATGGCTTCTGGCTCTCGGTAAACCGGCTCTATCCCGAGAAGCGGATCGAGGTGCAGATAGAGGCTTTCAGAAGGATGCCGGAGGAAAAGCTGGTCATCATCGGCAATTGCGGGGTGGGGGATCACTCTGTGGAATATGCGGCAGGATTGAAGAAGGATCTGCCACCGAATGTCACGGTGATCAGCGATGTGGCGGAGGAGCAGTTGATCGACTACTACGGGCGGTGCCGGGGGCTGATTATCACAGCAGCTGATGAGGATTTCGGTATGACTGTAATAGAAGCGATGGCAGCGGGAAAGCCAGTAATCGCTGTAGCTGAAGGCGGTTATCTTGAGACTATCGCAGATGGTGTAACCGGAAAGTTTATTGAATGCATCCCCGAGGATATCGTGCGCTCGGTCAAAGATGCAGGCAGGGGCTGGACGTGGTCGCAGGACGAATGCAAGAAACGCAGCGAAGCGTATGACACGTCAAAATTTATATGTGCATGCCGAGAGGCTATTAACAGGCTTGAGTGAAACTTATGGAAACGATGAACATCTGTGTGGCTACGTACAAGCTGTTTGAGGGTAATGGCATCGACGTATCTGTCATACAGTTCGCCAAAGAACTCGCACGCAAGCACAATGTTAAAGTGCTGGCCGTCGATGCCAGCGATAGCATCAAAGACCTTAATGTTCAGCGTTTACCTGCTAACCGGCCTGGTAAAATGAGGCAAATCGCGGCAGACATCGATCAGCAGAAGTTCGATCTGATCTCGACGCATTATACTCCGTTCGACATGGTGGCATCGCTTTGCCGGACGCCTCATTTCCTGCATGACCCCGGGGTGCCTCCGGTAACGACGACGAGGAAACCCTCCGATGTATACTTGTGGTCGCTGGTTAACACTGCAAGGATCATCTCTGCCAGAAAAGCCCGGGTCGTACTGCCCATATCGCAGTACCTTGCAGCCGAGTTCAGGAAAAAATATCTGTACCGGGGCAGAACAGAGATTCTGCCGTACTGCATTGATTTTCCTGAGCATGTTCCGCAGCCGGTTGACCTTCCGTTCGAGAAGTACGTGCTGTACGTGGGAAGGCATACGCATTACAAAAGCGTTCACGATTTGATCGACATCTTTGCCGAAGCCAGAAAAGAGATCGGCGACGATGTACACCTGGTGACGATCGGGCTCGGGGAGCCTCGTTATATGGAGATTCTAAAGCAGAAGGCGGCCAGGGCGGGCAATGTTCATATTATGGGGTTCGTGCCGGATATCTGGCCTTATTATGCGGGGGCGAGTGTTTATGCGACTTGCTCCCGGTGGGAAGGTCAGGACCGGCCCGTGATCGAGGCGCAGTATGCGGGTAAACCGGTGGTGTCTTTCAATAATTGCTCTCATCCTGAAGTGGTGGCATATGGTACGCTCGCATGGAACAGGTCTGAGTTTAAAGATGCGCTTGTGAAGTATCTGACGACGGAACCCGCCGGCTCCGGGGCGAGCGCTGAGATGGTACAACGGTATGCGCCGGCGAGGATGGCGGACAACTTCACGAGTATCGTGAAGCAGGCGGTGGGCGAAAATGGCACGTAAGAGGATCGCTATCGTTGTTCAGCGGTATGGGCCTGAAGTCCTTGGGGGCTCGGAGAGCCTGGCCAGATCACTGGCTCATCTGCTGTCCGACGTATATGATATCGATGTGCTCACGACGTGTGCGAAGGACTATGTTACCTGGAAAAATGAGTTTCCCGCCGGAGAGTCTATGGATGGGCCGGTCAGGGTTTTGCGGTTTAAAGTGGACCGGCAGCGGAGTAAGTGGTTTAATATCTATAATGCGCTGATGCTAAAGGTGCCTCACACCAGGTGGATGGAAGAGCTGTGGATGAGGATGCAGGGGCCTTATTCCTCAGATTTTTTAAACTATCTTGATGCAGCTGCTGATAACTATCAAGCTTTCATCTTCATGACCTACATGTACGGGACAACCTACTACGGTTCGAAAAAAGTTAAAGGCCGTTATTTACTCGTACCGACCGCCCACGATGAGCCGTTTATCAGGTTCAGGTTCTTCCAGGAGACTTTCGGAAGCAGCCGGCATGTAGTGTGCTTGACCGATGAAGAATTGGTGCTTGTCAAGAAAAATTTCAGGCTCCGAGACGACCGATTATCAGTCATCGGAGTGCCGATAGGCGAATGCCTCGGAGACTCCCGGAGCGCTGTAGAAAAATATGGTATAACAGGAAACTTCATCGCATATATTGGCAGAATCGATGTCATGAAGGGCGTGGATACGCTGGTGAAATACTTTAACCGCTATGCGTCCGAAAGCGACTCAGAGCTAAGTCTTGTTCTCTGTGGCAGCGGTCCGCTCAAAATTCCCTCTTCTGAAAAGATATATCAACTGGGTTTCATACCTGAAGCTGATAAATTTGGTATTATGCATGCGGCTCTCGCCACCGTACAGCCCTCTCGCTATGAGAGCTATTCAATATCTGTTATTGAATCTATGGCTTGCAGTACACCAGTACTTGTGAATGGTGAATGTGCTGTGCTGAAAGGGCACTGTGAGAAAAGCGGTGGCGGAATGACGTTTTTTTCATACGAGGATTTTAAAAGCTCTATGGATCGGCTGATAAATGATGCTGACTTAAGGCAGAGAATGTCATTGCTGGGTATTGCATATGTTAATGAGAATTATTCGTGCGATGTAGTGGGGAAAAAATATATATCGCTGCTTGACGGTCTTACAACTAAGCCATAGTT harbors:
- a CDS encoding glycosyltransferase, encoding MKIAIFHDHFSFIGGGEKLVLTMARHLGADVISTDVDRRLIELMGFGDVKVISLGRLCRTPPLRQIQSTIKFASCDFRKQYDFFIFSGNWAHHASNKHKPNLFYCHTPVRAFYDQRDTMAKSMNPVARIAFLGWTAAHSWLDRRSVRRVDRIACNSQNTAGRIKKYLSRDATVIYPPVDTSRYRYICDDGFWLSVNRLYPEKRIEVQIEAFRRMPEEKLVIIGNCGVGDHSVEYAAGLKKDLPPNVTVISDVAEEQLIDYYGRCRGLIITAADEDFGMTVIEAMAAGKPVIAVAEGGYLETIADGVTGKFIECIPEDIVRSVKDAGRGWTWSQDECKKRSEAYDTSKFICACREAINRLE
- a CDS encoding glycosyltransferase family 4 protein, with translation METMNICVATYKLFEGNGIDVSVIQFAKELARKHNVKVLAVDASDSIKDLNVQRLPANRPGKMRQIAADIDQQKFDLISTHYTPFDMVASLCRTPHFLHDPGVPPVTTTRKPSDVYLWSLVNTARIISARKARVVLPISQYLAAEFRKKYLYRGRTEILPYCIDFPEHVPQPVDLPFEKYVLYVGRHTHYKSVHDLIDIFAEARKEIGDDVHLVTIGLGEPRYMEILKQKAARAGNVHIMGFVPDIWPYYAGASVYATCSRWEGQDRPVIEAQYAGKPVVSFNNCSHPEVVAYGTLAWNRSEFKDALVKYLTTEPAGSGASAEMVQRYAPARMADNFTSIVKQAVGENGT
- a CDS encoding glycosyltransferase family 4 protein is translated as MARKRIAIVVQRYGPEVLGGSESLARSLAHLLSDVYDIDVLTTCAKDYVTWKNEFPAGESMDGPVRVLRFKVDRQRSKWFNIYNALMLKVPHTRWMEELWMRMQGPYSSDFLNYLDAAADNYQAFIFMTYMYGTTYYGSKKVKGRYLLVPTAHDEPFIRFRFFQETFGSSRHVVCLTDEELVLVKKNFRLRDDRLSVIGVPIGECLGDSRSAVEKYGITGNFIAYIGRIDVMKGVDTLVKYFNRYASESDSELSLVLCGSGPLKIPSSEKIYQLGFIPEADKFGIMHAALATVQPSRYESYSISVIESMACSTPVLVNGECAVLKGHCEKSGGGMTFFSYEDFKSSMDRLINDADLRQRMSLLGIAYVNENYSCDVVGKKYISLLDGLTTKP